One window of the Peromyscus eremicus unplaced genomic scaffold, PerEre_H2_v1 PerEre#2#unplaced_192, whole genome shotgun sequence genome contains the following:
- the LOC131901673 gene encoding zinc finger protein 844-like: protein MMETYRNLTTIGIKEGILERNPTTVNSVVKPLHNMVIFKAIKEHIQERNPVNVIIVVKPLHNMVIFKVIKEHIQERNPVNIISVVKPLHDPVIFKGIKEHILERRPMNVITVVKPLHNMVIFKAIKEHIQERNPVNVISVVKPLHNMVIFKVIKEHIQERNPVNVISVVKPLHDPVIFKGIKEHILERSPMNVIIVVKPLHNMVIFKVTKEHIQERNPMNAISVVKPLQNIVIFKYIKEHILVRNPMNVFNVVKLLHNMVIFKVIK from the exons atgatgGAGACCTACAGAAACCTGACTACTATAGGT ataaaagaaggcatactggagagaaaccctacgactgtaaacagtgtggtaaagcctttgcacaacatggtcatcttcaaagccataaaagaacacatacaggagagaaacccagtgaatgtaatcattgtggtaaagcctttgcacaacatggtcatcttcaaagttataaaagaacacatacaggagagaaaccctgtgaatataatcagtgtggtaaagcctttgcacgatccagtcatcttcaaaggcataaaagaacacatactggagagaaggcctatgaatgtaatcactgtggtaaagcctttgcacaacatggtcatcttcaaagccataaaagaacacatacaggagagaaacccagtgaatgtaatcagtgtggtaaagcctttgcacaacatggtcatctttaaagttataaaagaacacatacaggagagaaaccctgtgaatgtaatcagtgtggtaaagcctttgcacgatccagtcatcttcaaaggcataaaagaacacatactggagagaagccctatgaatgtaatcattgtggtaaagcctttgcacaacatggtaaTCTTCAAAGTCACAAAAGAACatatacaggagagaaaccctatgaatgcaatcagtgtggtaaagcctttgcaaaacatagtcatcttcaagtacataaaagaacacatactggtgagaaaccctatgaatgtattcaatgtggtaaagcttttgcacaacatggtcatcttcaaagtcataaaataA